One genomic segment of Salinigranum rubrum includes these proteins:
- the mnhG gene encoding monovalent cation/H(+) antiporter subunit G, with the protein MTPYEAAVVALVAASVFFSLVAVVGFARLPDVFARAHAASKSETLGALFGLLAAAVAFGQGATTVKLALLAMFLLVTGPTAAHAIVRAAALAGATPWTRSNRDPGPSTHDRPEATTGTGGGSR; encoded by the coding sequence GTGACGCCGTACGAGGCCGCCGTCGTCGCCCTCGTCGCCGCGAGCGTCTTCTTCTCGCTCGTCGCTGTCGTCGGCTTCGCCCGCCTCCCGGACGTGTTCGCCCGTGCCCACGCGGCGTCGAAGAGCGAGACGCTCGGCGCGCTGTTCGGCCTGCTCGCCGCCGCCGTCGCCTTCGGACAGGGCGCGACGACGGTGAAACTCGCGCTGCTCGCGATGTTCCTCCTCGTGACCGGGCCGACGGCCGCTCACGCCATCGTCCGGGCGGCCGCGCTCGCCGGGGCGACGCCGTGGACCCGTTCGAACCGGGACCCGGGACCGTCCACTCACGACCGGCCCGAGGCGACGACCGGCACCGGTGGAGGCTCCCGATGA
- a CDS encoding Na+/H+ antiporter subunit E translates to MTRLAVATGSTRSTATRFGATVLVAFGFYLALGDPTDPFDLVTGAVSALVVGAVLGRIAFERTPSVATAGAFGRALVFLPVLLAAVVRANLSLVRVVLDPDLPIDPAVVRVPAPQSAFGRALLANSITLTPGTVTVDVADGELVVHALTAASRADLLEGSLARWVAYVTGEPLPAPDAETAVEGRTEGSV, encoded by the coding sequence GTGACCCGACTGGCAGTGGCGACCGGGTCGACGCGGTCGACGGCCACCCGATTCGGCGCGACGGTGCTCGTCGCGTTCGGCTTCTACCTCGCGCTCGGCGACCCGACCGACCCGTTCGACCTCGTGACCGGCGCGGTGAGTGCGCTGGTCGTCGGCGCCGTCTTGGGGCGCATCGCCTTCGAGCGAACGCCCTCCGTTGCGACCGCCGGGGCGTTCGGCCGCGCGCTCGTCTTCCTCCCGGTGCTTCTCGCTGCGGTCGTCCGTGCCAACCTCTCGCTGGTCCGCGTCGTCCTCGACCCCGACCTTCCCATCGACCCGGCCGTGGTTCGCGTTCCGGCGCCCCAGAGCGCCTTCGGTCGCGCGCTCTTAGCGAACAGTATCACTCTCACTCCCGGAACCGTCACCGTCGACGTGGCCGACGGCGAACTCGTCGTCCACGCGCTGACCGCCGCGAGCAGAGCGGATCTCTTGGAAGGCTCGCTCGCGCGCTGGGTCGCGTACGTCACGGGTGAACCGCTCCCCGCGCCCGACGCCGAAACCGCTGTCGAGGGACGGACGGAGGGGTCGGTGTGA
- a CDS encoding monovalent cation/H+ antiporter complex subunit F, with translation MTPLVSTALLAGSAALVVLAAALCWRVVVGPTTADRVVAVNVVGTAAVVVIALLGAALGEPGFLDVALVYALLNFLLSLGLARFSVEQGGLL, from the coding sequence GTGACACCCCTGGTCTCGACGGCACTGCTCGCAGGCAGCGCCGCGCTCGTCGTTCTCGCCGCCGCGCTCTGCTGGCGCGTCGTCGTGGGACCGACGACGGCGGACCGCGTCGTCGCGGTCAACGTCGTCGGCACCGCGGCCGTCGTCGTCATCGCGCTCCTCGGCGCGGCGCTGGGTGAACCGGGCTTCCTCGACGTGGCGCTCGTGTACGCCCTGCTGAACTTCCTGCTCTCGCTCGGTCTCGCGCGGTTCTCCGTCGAGCAGGGGGGGCTGCTGTGA
- a CDS encoding DUF7563 family protein: protein MSHCTYCDTFVSTDFVRVFGDEKGRVYACPNCTANAGIQQVSTERKASMMG, encoded by the coding sequence ATGAGTCACTGCACATACTGCGACACGTTCGTTTCGACCGACTTCGTGCGCGTCTTCGGCGACGAGAAGGGCCGCGTCTACGCCTGTCCGAACTGCACGGCGAACGCTGGCATCCAGCAGGTGAGCACCGAACGCAAAGCATCGATGATGGGGTGA
- a CDS encoding cation:proton antiporter subunit C encodes MTVTSALSQSGAYVVYALLVGVGLFVLVDEDDLVKKVVGLNLFQTGVFLFFITAAFRTGGRAPLVSAAGPYVNPLPHVLILTAIVVGVSVTAVALALVVRLSDAHGTFSEREIRAKREGPTVPEEPQP; translated from the coding sequence GTGACCGTCACGTCGGCGCTCTCGCAGTCGGGCGCGTACGTCGTCTACGCGCTCTTGGTCGGCGTCGGTCTGTTCGTCCTCGTCGACGAGGACGACCTCGTGAAGAAGGTCGTCGGCCTGAACCTCTTTCAGACGGGGGTCTTCCTGTTCTTCATCACGGCGGCGTTCCGAACCGGCGGGCGCGCCCCTCTCGTCTCCGCGGCCGGGCCGTACGTCAACCCCCTGCCGCACGTGCTCATCCTGACGGCCATCGTCGTCGGCGTGAGCGTCACGGCCGTCGCGCTGGCGCTGGTCGTCCGACTCTCCGACGCCCACGGTACGTTCAGCGAACGCGAGATCCGAGCGAAGCGAGAGGGCCCGACAGTCCCGGAGGAACCCCAGCCGTGA
- a CDS encoding cold-shock protein: MAKGTVDFFNDTGGYGFIDTEDSDEDVFFHMEDVGGPDLEEGQEVEFEIQDSPKGPRAANLTRL, encoded by the coding sequence ATGGCGAAAGGTACGGTTGATTTCTTCAACGACACTGGCGGCTACGGTTTCATCGATACTGAGGACTCGGACGAGGACGTGTTCTTCCACATGGAAGACGTTGGCGGCCCTGACCTGGAAGAAGGACAGGAAGTCGAATTCGAGATTCAGGACTCCCCCAAGGGTCCCCGCGCGGCGAACCTGACGCGGCTGTAA
- a CDS encoding peptide ABC transporter ATP-binding protein codes for MNPDPDRASDHADDPRAPLSVSADLTLSIDGIDATVTSTGERVFVEFASVPDAVRVLRAGAVSSARTARLDALLHTTDLTVELRVHGRTVGVVGVDARPGALSRQLGVAPAELRLGGGVGAVGRELADGVATLRRALR; via the coding sequence GTGAACCCCGACCCCGACCGAGCGTCCGATCACGCTGACGATCCGCGCGCTCCGCTCTCCGTCTCGGCCGACCTCACCCTCTCTATCGACGGCATCGACGCGACGGTCACGTCGACGGGCGAACGGGTGTTCGTCGAGTTCGCGTCCGTTCCCGACGCGGTTCGGGTGCTCCGCGCGGGCGCCGTCTCGTCGGCCCGGACGGCCCGACTTGACGCGCTGTTGCACACGACCGACCTCACCGTCGAACTCCGCGTTCACGGTCGGACCGTCGGCGTCGTTGGTGTCGACGCTCGGCCGGGCGCTCTCTCCCGACAACTCGGCGTCGCGCCGGCCGAACTCCGCCTCGGCGGGGGAGTCGGTGCAGTCGGTCGGGAACTCGCCGACGGGGTCGCGACGCTTCGGCGCGCGCTCCGGTAG
- a CDS encoding low molecular weight phosphatase family protein — MSDETITFGFVCVQNAGRSQMSAAFAERERDRRGLGDRVDIVTGGTHPADHVHEEVVETMRELDIDLSDRTPREVSTAELEACDVVATMGCSTLELDADDVDVRDWALTDPDGKSEEEVRAIRDDIEARVVALFDEYFVEERTAESA, encoded by the coding sequence ATGAGCGACGAGACGATCACATTCGGGTTCGTCTGCGTACAGAACGCCGGGCGGAGTCAGATGTCGGCCGCGTTCGCCGAGCGCGAACGGGACCGACGCGGGCTCGGCGACCGGGTCGACATCGTCACCGGCGGCACCCACCCGGCGGACCACGTCCACGAAGAAGTCGTCGAGACGATGCGCGAACTCGACATCGACCTCTCGGACCGGACGCCCCGCGAGGTGTCGACGGCGGAACTGGAAGCGTGTGACGTCGTCGCCACGATGGGCTGTTCGACGCTCGAACTCGACGCCGACGACGTCGACGTGCGCGACTGGGCGCTCACCGACCCGGACGGGAAGAGCGAAGAGGAGGTCCGAGCGATCAGGGACGACATCGAGGCGCGCGTGGTCGCGCTGTTCGACGAGTACTTCGTCGAAGAGCGGACGGCAGAGTCGGCGTAG
- a CDS encoding AsnC family transcriptional regulator, with product MRDLDETDLEIVRLLLADARRPYSDIADVVGLSPPAVSDRVARLEEVGVVRRFTVDIDRTKFHGGTPVLVDLTLDRSVDLPTLREDLLDVGPVEHVFTTAESHLVFHARVPDSDVAAWLFDVVDRDAVDSYEVTLLSATDWSPDLSGTEFGLSCAQCGNTVDSEGVSTRIDGDLYQFCCPSCESRFREKYAELAEGLD from the coding sequence ATGCGCGACCTCGACGAGACCGACCTCGAGATCGTTCGGCTCCTCCTCGCCGACGCACGCCGGCCGTACAGCGACATCGCGGACGTCGTCGGCCTCTCCCCGCCCGCGGTTTCGGACCGCGTCGCGCGGCTCGAGGAGGTCGGCGTCGTCCGCCGGTTCACCGTCGACATCGACCGGACCAAGTTCCACGGCGGGACGCCCGTCCTCGTCGACCTCACACTCGACCGGAGCGTCGACCTCCCGACGCTCCGCGAGGACCTCCTCGACGTCGGACCCGTCGAACACGTCTTCACCACCGCGGAATCGCACCTCGTGTTCCACGCGCGTGTGCCCGACAGCGACGTCGCCGCGTGGCTGTTCGACGTCGTCGACAGGGACGCCGTCGACTCGTACGAGGTGACGCTCCTCTCGGCGACCGACTGGTCGCCGGACCTCTCGGGGACGGAGTTCGGCCTCTCGTGCGCACAGTGTGGGAACACCGTCGACAGCGAGGGGGTGTCCACTCGTATCGACGGCGACCTCTACCAGTTCTGCTGCCCCTCGTGTGAGTCGCGGTTCCGCGAGAAGTACGCCGAACTCGCCGAGGGGCTCGACTGA
- a CDS encoding MnhB domain-containing protein, which produces MSGAPRRADSPVVTVTVRTLAPFVLTFALFTLFHGTSSVGGGFQGGVVVAATVVTLAFAFGVRDTAAWLSAGTLRALVVTAPLVFVAVALAGVASGGAFLQFDTLPIPKASVYATEAIELGIGATVGAVIVVLFVALAGPSADADARTDGGERA; this is translated from the coding sequence ATGAGCGGCGCGCCCCGGCGGGCGGACAGTCCGGTCGTCACGGTGACCGTCCGGACCCTCGCGCCGTTCGTCCTGACGTTCGCGCTCTTCACGCTCTTTCACGGGACCAGTTCGGTCGGCGGCGGCTTCCAGGGCGGCGTCGTCGTCGCGGCGACAGTGGTGACGCTCGCGTTCGCCTTCGGCGTCCGCGACACCGCCGCGTGGCTCTCCGCGGGGACGCTCCGCGCGCTCGTCGTCACCGCGCCGCTCGTCTTCGTCGCCGTCGCCCTCGCCGGCGTCGCCAGCGGCGGCGCCTTCCTGCAGTTCGATACCCTCCCGATTCCGAAGGCATCGGTGTACGCCACGGAGGCCATCGAACTCGGCATCGGCGCAACCGTCGGGGCCGTCATCGTCGTGCTGTTCGTCGCCCTCGCCGGACCGTCCGCCGACGCGGACGCTCGGACCGACGGAGGTGAGCGCGCGTGA
- a CDS encoding proton-conducting transporter transmembrane domain-containing protein: MAVIGEYLPLAAVAIPALAVPLVYAVSARANLREAVTLLASLVLLATVWLMVQAPGTPATSLGSVAGVEFVLRADAAGLLFALLAATLWLVTSVYSIGYMRTLREESQTRYFAAFAASIAATMGVALSANLFTLFVFYELLTLATYPLVVHAGSETARNAGRTYVAYTLGGGVAVLAGVVLVAVLTGTVAFTPGGIAALATADPTLARAAFALLVVGFGVKTAFVPLHSWLPAAMVAPTPVSGLLHAVAVVKSGVFALARTVLYTFGPETTWDLGVGLPLAVAAAATMLVAGVVGIRQDNLKRGLAYSTIGQLSYIALGLGLATPLAVFGALLHVVAHAFMKITLFFAAGLVYAETGEKYVSDLAGIGRRLPLTMTAFAVAAAGLVGFPLVAGFVSKFHLVLGAAAVSPVVVAVYLVAGVLKLLYFWPVVYVAFFGERGDDGSASRHAFAPPHATDGGYVTPTRWERRSLGAETTPFLLVPVLVTAGGAVLLGVVPTALPFWELAETVVWEVFG; encoded by the coding sequence GTGGCTGTGATCGGGGAGTACCTGCCGCTCGCCGCCGTCGCGATTCCGGCACTCGCGGTGCCGCTGGTCTACGCCGTCAGCGCGCGTGCGAACCTCAGAGAGGCCGTGACGCTCCTCGCGTCCCTGGTGCTCCTCGCGACCGTCTGGCTCATGGTCCAGGCGCCCGGGACGCCCGCCACGTCGCTCGGCTCGGTCGCCGGCGTCGAGTTCGTCCTCCGGGCCGACGCGGCCGGCCTGCTCTTCGCCCTGTTGGCGGCGACGCTGTGGCTCGTCACCAGCGTCTACAGCATCGGCTACATGCGAACCCTGCGGGAGGAGTCACAGACGCGGTACTTCGCCGCTTTCGCCGCGAGCATCGCCGCCACGATGGGCGTCGCCCTCTCGGCGAACCTGTTCACGCTGTTCGTCTTCTACGAACTGCTGACGCTCGCGACCTACCCGCTCGTCGTTCACGCGGGCTCGGAGACGGCCCGGAACGCCGGCCGGACGTACGTCGCGTACACGCTCGGCGGCGGCGTCGCCGTCCTCGCGGGCGTCGTCCTCGTCGCCGTCCTCACCGGGACGGTGGCGTTCACGCCGGGCGGCATCGCCGCGCTCGCGACTGCGGACCCGACACTCGCCCGCGCCGCGTTCGCCCTGCTCGTCGTCGGCTTCGGCGTCAAGACGGCGTTCGTCCCGCTCCACTCGTGGCTCCCGGCCGCGATGGTCGCCCCGACGCCCGTCTCCGGACTCCTCCACGCCGTCGCCGTCGTCAAGAGCGGCGTGTTCGCGCTCGCGCGAACGGTCCTCTACACCTTCGGACCGGAGACGACGTGGGACCTCGGCGTCGGCCTCCCGCTCGCCGTCGCCGCCGCCGCCACGATGCTCGTCGCGGGCGTCGTCGGCATCCGCCAGGACAACCTCAAGCGCGGGCTGGCGTACTCGACCATCGGCCAACTGTCGTACATCGCGCTCGGCCTCGGCCTCGCGACCCCGCTCGCGGTGTTCGGCGCGCTGCTGCACGTGGTCGCCCACGCGTTCATGAAGATCACCCTGTTCTTCGCGGCGGGGCTGGTGTACGCCGAGACCGGCGAGAAGTACGTCTCGGACCTCGCGGGCATCGGCCGACGCCTCCCGCTGACGATGACGGCCTTCGCCGTCGCCGCGGCGGGACTCGTCGGCTTCCCGCTCGTGGCGGGCTTCGTCAGCAAGTTCCACCTCGTCCTCGGGGCGGCGGCGGTCTCTCCCGTGGTCGTCGCGGTCTACCTCGTCGCGGGCGTGTTGAAGCTGCTGTACTTCTGGCCGGTCGTCTACGTGGCGTTCTTCGGCGAGCGCGGCGACGACGGATCGGCGAGTCGGCACGCGTTCGCTCCGCCACACGCGACCGACGGTGGGTACGTCACTCCCACTCGGTGGGAACGCCGGTCGCTCGGCGCGGAGACCACGCCGTTCCTCCTCGTCCCCGTCCTCGTGACGGCCGGCGGGGCGGTCCTCCTGGGCGTCGTCCCGACCGCGCTCCCGTTCTGGGAACTCGCCGAGACCGTCGTGTGGGAGGTGTTCGGATGA
- a CDS encoding DUF4040 domain-containing protein: protein MIPSDVLLVALLGFVVVTALATAAARTLLATLVAFAAYSLGLAMVWVFFRAPDVALTEAAVGAGVTTALFLLVVRRATDPETGRLPEAPAERMRPASFAVAGLVTVGLLLTVPALPAVGAADSPAFGAVTEFYLADTVDRGIDNAVTAVLVVYRGFDTFGEIAVVFAAAVAVLAVLGRETVV from the coding sequence ATGATTCCCTCCGACGTCCTGCTCGTCGCTCTGCTGGGCTTCGTCGTCGTGACCGCCCTGGCGACGGCCGCCGCGCGGACACTCCTCGCAACGCTCGTCGCATTCGCCGCGTACAGCCTCGGCCTCGCGATGGTCTGGGTGTTCTTCCGCGCACCCGACGTCGCGCTCACCGAGGCGGCCGTCGGCGCCGGCGTCACCACCGCGCTGTTCCTCCTCGTGGTCCGCCGGGCGACCGACCCCGAGACGGGACGCCTCCCCGAGGCACCCGCAGAGCGGATGCGCCCCGCGTCGTTCGCCGTCGCCGGCCTCGTGACCGTCGGGTTGCTCCTCACGGTGCCGGCGCTCCCCGCTGTGGGGGCGGCTGACTCCCCGGCGTTCGGCGCCGTCACGGAGTTTTACCTCGCCGACACGGTCGACCGCGGCATCGACAACGCCGTGACCGCCGTTCTCGTCGTCTACCGCGGGTTCGACACGTTCGGCGAAATCGCGGTCGTCTTCGCGGCCGCCGTCGCGGTGCTGGCCGTCCTCGGCCGGGAGACGGTCGTATGA
- a CDS encoding DUF5059 domain-containing protein, whose product MHQTRRGVLRTTGAALLVGGLAGCNEANSESTATETSGSTGTSSSSESSGSTDTSSSESEPEAATASAETAVAAEWNAMRARLFDAVALGTAGSFADGASVAQNVFARFEQSSGEWGAHEQLEATNEQVYESFESNLGELGSALEAGSLDEARDAASDADQQLQSAIRGRTDAGTAAAFDLQLLGTRVKNAAVVAPVDAEAAVTVAERAMEAFEASEVHDLVEEADSESYGAFEGGVESVVDAADSGDVEAAQSAADDALAAAVSGSYAVSGTPAVAGTGHLSTYQAEAFDAAALSGLGGPSTDFAHAAALTLYRARVDDAGWLYAAGESDAARSAVRSVFQHFEGARAHEALEEASEEAYTGFEDDGLSALIEAIDAGDDEGVSSAISTIHESLVTGVTTLGSGPEPAVLEAGYFRSRLGDARELFEAGDMAGARAVAQGLFQTFEANEADFHETLEETSAELYETFEEEHLVGAIEALDAGNAEEADAHLTGAMGALLQFEAEAGTVAHVSDAEAGFMAARGFDASGVAALGRTERAATIVQETFAGFEEGAGGFHEALEEADEELYETFEAELSAISEAASGDGDVTAAAQAFNAEAVAAMYAVVRSSGDSFGGMAGALAQDVFVDFEEARVHELLEEADEGTYETFEERLGAFIESMSGETLSAFAAATLRAQFAVAGALDRAPVDAGEGDSGESGGDSDLQGGPNVVEGIPDDADHVVAMQAVAFEPKELTVSVGDTVAFEHVGGEPHTVFAYEDEIPEGAAYWASGGFESQEAAEAGWEEGAGAIQAGESYVHTFETPGTHGYYCAPHEAAGMVGTIVVEE is encoded by the coding sequence ATGCACCAGACCAGACGTGGCGTTCTCAGGACGACAGGCGCTGCGCTTCTCGTTGGCGGACTCGCAGGCTGTAACGAGGCGAACTCGGAGTCGACTGCGACGGAGACGAGCGGTTCGACCGGGACGAGCAGTTCGAGCGAATCGAGCGGTTCGACGGACACCTCGTCGTCGGAGTCAGAGCCCGAGGCGGCCACGGCGAGTGCCGAGACCGCCGTGGCGGCCGAGTGGAACGCGATGCGAGCCCGGCTCTTCGATGCCGTCGCGCTCGGCACCGCAGGTTCGTTTGCCGACGGCGCGAGCGTCGCACAGAACGTCTTCGCGCGTTTCGAGCAGTCTTCGGGCGAGTGGGGAGCACACGAACAGCTGGAGGCGACGAACGAACAGGTGTACGAGTCGTTCGAGTCGAACCTCGGGGAGCTCGGGTCGGCGCTGGAGGCCGGCTCGCTCGACGAAGCACGCGACGCCGCGAGCGACGCGGACCAGCAGCTCCAGTCGGCCATCCGCGGCCGAACCGACGCGGGGACCGCGGCGGCGTTCGACCTGCAGTTGCTCGGGACGCGTGTGAAGAACGCGGCCGTCGTCGCCCCCGTCGACGCCGAGGCGGCGGTGACCGTCGCCGAACGCGCCATGGAGGCGTTCGAGGCCAGCGAGGTCCACGACCTGGTCGAGGAAGCCGATTCGGAGTCGTACGGGGCGTTCGAGGGCGGAGTCGAGTCGGTCGTCGACGCCGCGGACTCCGGCGACGTCGAGGCCGCGCAGTCGGCTGCCGACGACGCGCTCGCCGCCGCAGTCTCCGGCTCGTATGCGGTCTCTGGGACGCCGGCCGTCGCCGGGACCGGCCACCTGTCGACGTACCAGGCCGAGGCGTTCGACGCCGCGGCGCTGTCGGGACTCGGTGGTCCCTCGACCGACTTCGCCCACGCCGCCGCGCTCACGCTCTACCGGGCGCGCGTCGACGATGCCGGCTGGCTCTACGCCGCCGGCGAGTCGGACGCGGCGCGATCAGCCGTTCGGAGCGTCTTCCAGCACTTCGAGGGCGCTCGGGCGCACGAGGCGCTCGAAGAAGCCAGCGAGGAGGCGTACACCGGTTTCGAGGACGACGGGCTCAGTGCCCTCATCGAGGCCATCGACGCGGGCGACGACGAGGGTGTCTCCTCGGCGATATCGACGATTCATGAGAGCCTCGTGACCGGTGTAACGACGCTCGGATCCGGACCCGAACCCGCCGTGCTGGAGGCGGGCTACTTCCGCTCTCGGCTCGGCGACGCCCGCGAACTGTTCGAGGCGGGCGACATGGCGGGCGCGAGGGCGGTCGCACAGGGCCTGTTCCAGACGTTCGAGGCGAACGAGGCCGACTTCCACGAGACTCTGGAGGAGACCTCCGCGGAGCTGTACGAGACGTTCGAGGAGGAACACCTCGTCGGTGCCATCGAGGCGCTCGACGCCGGCAACGCCGAGGAGGCCGACGCCCACCTCACGGGTGCGATGGGTGCTCTCCTGCAGTTCGAGGCGGAGGCCGGGACCGTGGCACACGTCTCGGATGCCGAGGCGGGCTTCATGGCCGCACGTGGGTTCGACGCGAGCGGCGTCGCCGCGCTCGGCCGCACGGAGCGCGCAGCGACCATCGTTCAGGAGACCTTCGCCGGCTTCGAGGAGGGGGCGGGCGGCTTCCACGAGGCGCTCGAAGAGGCCGACGAGGAACTGTACGAGACGTTCGAGGCGGAACTGAGCGCGATCAGCGAGGCGGCGTCGGGCGACGGTGACGTCACCGCCGCCGCACAGGCGTTCAACGCCGAGGCCGTCGCGGCGATGTACGCCGTCGTGAGGAGTTCGGGAGACTCGTTCGGCGGGATGGCCGGGGCGCTCGCACAGGACGTCTTCGTCGACTTCGAGGAGGCGCGGGTTCACGAACTCCTCGAAGAGGCTGACGAGGGCACGTACGAGACGTTCGAGGAGCGACTCGGCGCGTTCATCGAGTCGATGTCGGGGGAGACGCTGTCGGCGTTCGCCGCGGCGACGCTCCGCGCGCAGTTCGCCGTCGCCGGCGCGCTCGACAGAGCCCCCGTCGACGCGGGCGAGGGAGACAGCGGCGAGTCGGGCGGCGACTCCGACCTCCAGGGTGGTCCGAACGTCGTCGAGGGCATCCCCGACGACGCCGACCACGTCGTGGCGATGCAGGCTGTCGCGTTCGAGCCGAAGGAACTCACCGTGAGCGTCGGCGACACGGTCGCCTTCGAGCACGTCGGCGGCGAGCCCCACACCGTGTTCGCGTACGAGGACGAGATTCCCGAAGGCGCCGCGTACTGGGCCTCCGGCGGCTTCGAGTCCCAGGAGGCGGCCGAGGCCGGCTGGGAGGAGGGTGCGGGTGCCATCCAGGCAGGCGAGTCGTACGTCCACACGTTCGAGACCCCCGGCACGCACGGCTACTACTGTGCGCCCCACGAGGCCGCCGGCATGGTCGGAACGATAGTCGTCGAGGAGTGA
- a CDS encoding complex I subunit 5 family protein, with translation MTPSDLLPLLVALPLVGAVAPFVLGATRRGRVVTAGILTAQVALALAVTVVVATSGPVWTVVGGLPAAVGIALVVDPVSSVFVVLVAVASWLLYVTVRTDATGPTDSLWLLFTAGLTGMTVTADVFNLYVFLEISGLAAYALVASRRGTRAALAALHYLLVGTVGATLYLLGVGYLYVATGTLAMADLRTALPAVGYDSPLVVAAFVLIAVGLGVKLALFPLHAWKPDAYAASALDVSALLATLGSTVPGYALVRLVFDVFTGSFLAAVPLAEVGLLAAGLVSVAAGGYLTFRQTDVRRFLAYSSILQFGLVVVGVALATPAAVTAALVLLVANAVAKGGLYVAVGLFDREFGATTVADYARLARDAPVVAVGVACAFASLVGLPPTVGFAGKWYLALAAVETRAWLVAGVVLLSTLVSLAYAGRVVERLFLAPEPVAVGSAPVVTDGGEAASEAKPASGTAVSPAFRRRATGVVVVSAVALVGLGLGSTALAEWVAPVVEGWL, from the coding sequence GTGACCCCGAGCGACCTCCTCCCACTTCTCGTCGCGCTCCCGCTCGTCGGTGCCGTCGCGCCGTTCGTCCTCGGCGCGACCCGACGCGGCCGCGTCGTGACGGCGGGGATTCTGACCGCACAGGTCGCGCTCGCGCTCGCCGTCACGGTCGTCGTCGCGACGAGCGGGCCGGTCTGGACCGTCGTGGGCGGCCTGCCCGCCGCGGTGGGAATCGCCCTCGTCGTCGACCCGGTGTCGAGCGTCTTCGTCGTCCTCGTCGCCGTGGCCTCCTGGCTCCTCTACGTCACGGTCCGGACCGACGCCACCGGTCCCACCGACAGCCTGTGGCTCCTCTTCACCGCCGGCCTGACGGGCATGACCGTCACCGCCGACGTGTTCAACCTCTACGTCTTCCTCGAAATCTCGGGGCTGGCGGCGTACGCACTCGTCGCGAGTCGTCGGGGGACGAGGGCGGCGCTCGCCGCGCTCCACTACCTCCTCGTGGGGACCGTCGGGGCGACCCTGTACCTCCTCGGTGTCGGCTACCTCTACGTCGCCACCGGCACGCTCGCGATGGCGGACCTCCGGACCGCCCTCCCCGCGGTCGGCTACGACTCGCCGCTCGTCGTCGCGGCGTTCGTTCTCATCGCCGTCGGGTTGGGCGTGAAGCTCGCGCTGTTCCCGCTCCACGCGTGGAAGCCCGACGCCTACGCCGCCTCGGCGCTCGACGTGAGCGCGCTGCTGGCGACGCTCGGCTCTACCGTCCCGGGCTACGCGCTCGTCCGTCTCGTCTTCGACGTGTTCACCGGGTCGTTCCTCGCGGCGGTGCCCCTCGCGGAGGTGGGCCTCCTCGCCGCCGGCCTCGTCAGCGTCGCCGCGGGCGGCTACCTCACCTTCCGGCAGACCGACGTCCGCCGCTTCCTCGCGTACTCCTCCATCCTGCAGTTCGGGCTCGTCGTCGTCGGGGTGGCGCTGGCGACGCCCGCGGCCGTGACGGCGGCGCTCGTCCTCCTCGTGGCGAACGCCGTCGCCAAGGGCGGCCTCTACGTCGCCGTCGGCCTGTTCGACCGGGAGTTCGGCGCGACGACGGTCGCCGACTACGCCCGACTCGCCCGCGACGCTCCCGTCGTCGCTGTCGGCGTCGCCTGCGCGTTCGCCTCGCTCGTCGGCCTCCCGCCCACCGTGGGCTTCGCCGGCAAGTGGTATCTCGCGCTCGCCGCTGTTGAGACTCGAGCGTGGCTCGTCGCGGGCGTCGTCCTCCTCAGCACGCTCGTCTCGCTCGCGTACGCGGGCCGCGTGGTGGAGCGGCTCTTCCTCGCGCCCGAACCGGTGGCGGTCGGTTCGGCGCCCGTCGTCACCGACGGTGGGGAGGCCGCGTCCGAGGCCAAACCCGCGTCCGGGACGGCCGTTTCCCCCGCGTTCCGCCGGCGCGCGACCGGCGTGGTCGTCGTCTCGGCGGTCGCCCTCGTCGGTCTCGGCCTCGGCTCGACGGCGCTGGCCGAGTGGGTCGCGCCGGTCGTGGAGGGGTGGCTGTGA